The sequence below is a genomic window from Dyadobacter chenwenxiniae.
TTATGGTCAAACCGTTCAATCCGATGGAAGTTCACGCCAAAATCAATGCAATCCTCCGCCGAAGTAAACGCTACTCTTAATCAGCAAATCAATATGGAATTGACAAGCACGTCCCCAGGAATGGTTGTTGAGCCAAAATCCTACGTTGCGTTGTTCAGGGTCATTTATCTGAACAAAAATCTGGCACAGTATCTGAGGTTCTCAGAGCAGTATGCCGATTCAATGCAAGTTGAATACTTTGACTCCAAAGAAGGCGTTCTCCGCGCCCTTGAAGAAAATTATCCCGCAGACATTATCCTGGCCCACACAGAAAGCGATGGCCTGCAATTGCTGGACACGATCCGGAATAATGCTGGTTTCGGTAACATTCCGTTTGTGCTGATGGTCGATAAGCTGAGCCATGAAGCCATTGAAATGGCCCGCAAGCATCACGCCGACGATGTTTTTTCCGTGCGCTTCGACGATGGCGACCTGATTACCCGCATCCGTTATTTCAAAAAGCGGCAGTGGTATGTGGCCAGCAAAGCCTCGCAAAAAATAGGTGCTCAAAGCACACGGACGCCTCTCTGGAAAAGGGCCATCGATGTCATCACGACGGGCACAGCTGTAATCATTTTACTGCCTGTGTTCCTGCTAGTGGCACTTTTGATCCGCCTGGACTCGAAAGGGCCAGTTTTCTACAAATCCAAAAGGGTAGGGAGCGGCTACAAGATCTTTGACCTTTATAAATTCCGCACGATGCGCACGGATGCCGATCAGCTGATTCGGAAAATGGCTGCGTTGAGCATGTATAACAAAACAACGGAACCCTTAAATCAGATCGAAAGCAATGGTTTATGCGACGAATGTATAGCTGGGAACCAATGCAAAAGCTTGCTGTTCCATGATGGGAAAGAGATCTGCGAGAAGCTTTATCACTTCCAGAAAGATCAGAAAGCGGCTTTTATGAAATTCCAGAACGATCCGCGGATCACGCGTTTCGGGCAGTTCCTGAGAAATAGCAGCCTGGACGAATTGCCACAGTTGATCAACATCCTGAAAGGCGATATGTCACTGGTGGGTAACCGCCCGCTTCCGCTGTACGAAGCCGAAAAAATGACCACTGACGATAAAATCCTCCGCTTTGCAGGCCCAGCCGGACTTACCGGCTTGTGGCAGGTGACCAAGCGCGGAAAGGGGAAAGCGGATATGTCGGAAGAGGAAAGGACGCAGCTTGACATTACCTATGCGAAGGAATTTTCCTTCAAAATGGATATGCAGATTATTTTAAAAACATTTCCGGCCCTCTTGCAATCAGAAAACGTTTAGCACTCCTTTATCAGAAAACTATCGAAACTACTTGTACACGCTTATGTTAAATGGTCTTAACCCATTCGTTGCGAGACCCATCGTACTGTTTAATAACCCGCGCAGGATTGCCTACAACGACGGAATAGGGAGGGATACTTTTTGTGACGACGGCTCCTGCGGCAATTACGCAGTGTTTTCCAATGGTAACGCCGGCAGTGATGACCGAGTTAGCACCAATCCAGCAATCATCTTCAATCACAATGGGTGCGACGCTGACACCTTGTTCGTGAATCGGTCGCCTGGTGTCGGTGTAGTTATGGTTCAGTCCGCTTGCCACGATATTTTGAGCGAGAATAACATTATTACCAACCGTTATCGGGCCAATGATAACATTGCCCAGCCCAATCAACGAATTATTGCCTATTCTAACTTCCCCCACACCATTATTAACCGTAGTAAAGTCTTCAATCATAGAATTGTCTCCGATTGAAAAGGGGTTAAATGGTAGCACATCCATTCTCACCCAGCTCCTTATGATAACGTTTTTCCCCCTTTGGTGATAGAAACGATTCAAAATCACCCTTACCCAAAGCCTCGGACGAGCCTGATTTGTAGGAATAAGAAGCCAGTGAAAGAATTTTTTTAAACGTGGATTGCTCTTGATTCGGTCTGAAAAAGCCATTCGGATGGGACAGAAGAAAAGTAGAAGTATTTTTATTCAAATGTATTTCCTATAACTACAAAATCAAGCAAAACGCATTTTAAATAAACTGTTTTTTAAAAAATAATGCCGATGAGATACGCAGTGTTTTTAATTCCCTTGTTTTTGATTACCCTCACAACACACGCCCAGGAGTCTTTGAGCAAAGATGTAGACTACGCTTATCTCGAAAAACTAATTGCGGTTACCAGAGCTAATTACCCGAAAATAAAAATGTACGACGACCGGGTAACGATTGCCGAATACGCGATCAAGAAGGCAAAGCTCTCGTACTTTGACATTTTCAATTTCTCTTACCTGTATAGCCCAAACAATAACACCGCCACGATTTCGCCAACGCTGCTGAGTGGTTACCAGCTGGGCTTCTTCGTCAATATTGGCGCTATTTTGCAAAAGCCCAGCCTCATTAAGCAGGCCAAAGTGGAACTTTCGGTGATGCAGCATGACAAGGAATCATTTGACCTGAATATGGTCGCGGAAGTAAAAAAACGGTATTTCACATTGATCCAGAAGCGCGCGGTTTATAAGGTGCGCTCCAATGCGGCGCTGGATGTGGAAAGTATGGTTGCCAATGTAAAGAAGCGCTTTGAAATGGGGCAGGAGTCACTGGAAAAATATAACCAGATACTGGTTATGCAAACAGACCATTACCAGAACTTGCTGAATGCCGAAAGTGATATTTTGATAGCGAAAAGCAGTCTGGAAGAGTTATTGGGACAAAAATTAGAAGATGTAAAATGAGCGAGTTTGTACAATTCCTGAGACTACTGCAGCGAAATAAGGTCACATTGATCCTGGTTCCGCTGATCACCGTTATCCTTTGCTATTTCCTTGTACGGCGCCTGCCTGACACATTTGAATCACACGCACGCATTGCAACCGGCCTTGTGGACAAGACAGACCAGGTTGTTACCAAAGCAAAGGACGAGCAGGACCAGCAGATCGCACGCAAGTTTGAGAGCCTGATTCAGGTCATGCGTTTGAAAAGGACGATTGATCAAGTGTCCTACCGACTTCTCCTGAACCATCTCAAAGGCTTGAAAGACTCGACCTGGCGCGAGCCCGTGAAGGAACTGGAAAGCATGAGCAAAGCCGATAAAAGTAAGGCGATTGCCCTGATCACTCAGAAATACAAGAATCGCGAGGAGCTGTTCCTGTCCAAACCCTATGAAAACGAGCTGAACAACATTATTGTGGATATGGGTTATGGCGCCAATGCACTGCGTGAAAAGCTGATCATTTACCGCACAGGCGTAGGCGATTATATTGATATCGAATTCGAAGCGGAGAACCCCGAACTCGCCGCCTATGTGATCAATACGCTGAGCGAAGAGTTCATCTCAGATAACTCGACGCGCGTGGTTGGAAACAATAAAAAGACCATTGATTTTCTGCAACGTTTCATGCTGCAAAAACTCAGCGCGCTCAACAGCCGCATGAACACGCTCAGGAATTTCAAAATTCAGAACCGGGTTTTGAACCTGAATGAGCAAGCGAAGAGCATTTATGGCCAAATGGCTGATTATGAGACACGAAGAGAAGTTGCACAGAAGGACATTGTGGCGTTGGCAGCGGCAATCAACAACATTGATAAAAAGTTTGATCCCACCGAGCGGAAATATTTTGAAAGCGCACTGACCGGGATCAATCAAAAAATCATTGCCTCGAAAAGTAATCTGCGCGCATTGAATGAGCGATATGTGGTCAGCAATTTTGATCAGCGTCTGAAATTCAGCATCGATTCCCTGAGAAACCAGCTGACAGAAGAAATCGACGAGGCGACGGACAAGTATGCCTACAACCCGATGGCGCTAAAACAGGATCTGGTCACGCAGAAATTGCAAATGGAAATTTCGCTGGAACTGGCCAAAAGCAGCGTTGCCTCAATTCAGGGTGAGCTCAACCGGTTGAACAGGAAATTTGACGGACTGGTGCCAAATGAAGCGACCATCCAGGAATATGAAACATCAATTGACATTGCCAGTAAAGAATACATTGAGGCATTGCAGCGCTATAATGAGGCGAGCCTTGAATTCAGCTTTCCGGTTTACCTGCGTCTGATCGAAAGAGCGATGCCGGGTGAAGTGCAGGCATCCAAAAAAATGGTGCTGGTGGTGCTTTCCGGCGTGATCAGCCTGACATTCTGCGTGTTCGTGTTCTTCATTTTGTATTATATTGATAAGTCCATCCGGTATCCGTTACAACTGGCCAATGCAACCGAAAGGCCTGTATTGGGTTATCTCAATGCATTGGACAAAGGCTCAAACGTGAGCCTTTCGGGGATGAATGCTTCGGACGACAGGTCGATCAGACTGTATAAAAATCTGGTTCGATCCATTCGCTATGAGCTTGATAATGAAATAGATGATCCTAAAATCATTGCAGTCACAAGCCTGTCACAGGGCGTGGGGAAAACCTCATTTGTTGTTGCGCTCGCCTGGGCTTTTTCTAAAATAAATAAGTCGGTGCTCATTATTGACGGAAACTTTGGACAGCCGGACATTTCCAAGCTGAACCCGGATTCGAGCCAGATCGAAAGCTTCGTAAAGAGCAATACGGTGATCGAAGCCAGTGCGGGGCAAATCCGTATTCTGGGCAATAAAGGGGGCGACATTTCCCTGCTCGAACTGGCCGACGAAAAGGCTGTAGGCGATCGCCTGCAAGTGCTTAAAACGCAATTCGACATTATTTTGGTGGAAACAGACTCGCTCACGGCAATGAACAAGGCCAAGGAATGGATCACATTTTCAGACCGCGTAGTCGCTGTTTTTGCCGCTGGAAGATCTATTTCAGATGAAGATCAGTCTAAAATCCAATATCTCAATAATTTGGACGCCAAGTTCTCAGGCTGGGTGCTGACCAACACCGAGGACATTCCCGAGCAAGCCGGTAAAATTGGAAAACCTGTGGAAGTATGAAAATAGTGGAAGCGGTTTGGCTACTTACTCAGTTCCTGATCTGGTATAACCTGGTCTTTCCGGTGGTGCTGCTCCTGATTTACAGCATTCGCAGTAAGGACAAGCTGGCGACGGCCGGTGCCCTGGTTCCGGAAGAACCGGATTACGGCATTATTGTCACGGCTTACGAATACACGCAGCAGCTTCCCACGGTGGTAAGCTCGCTGCTGGAACTGGATTACCAACGCTATCATATTTATGTAGTGGCCGATAAATGTGACATTACCGGACTGCATTTCCCATCAGAAAGGGTTTCATTGCTAAGACCCGAGCAAACGCTGGGCAGTAACACCCGTTCCCATTTTTATGCAATCCGCCATTTTATCCGGCCCCATTCGCACCTGACCATTATCGATAGCGATAACCTGACCGACCCCCAATATCTCAATGAGCTCAATGTTTATTTCAAAGCGGGATTTCAGGCGGTGCAGGGCGTGAGGGAAGCGAAAAATCTGGATAGCACCTATGCTTGCCTGGACGCTGCAAGAGACATTTATTATCACTTTTACGATGGTAAAGTGCTTTTCGGCGCAGGATCTTCGGCAACACTTGCGGGCTCGGGAATGGCATTCACGACCGCGCTTTACAAGGAATGTCTGGGGCACCTGGATGTTACCGGTGCGGGTTTTGATAAGGTGTTGCAGGAAGGCATTGTCAGCAGAAAGTATCGCATTGCATTCGCCGAAAAGGCCATCGTTTATGATGAGAAAACCACAGGAAGCGATCAGCTTGTGAAGCAACGGGCACGCTGGATCAACACATGGTTTAAATATTTTGCACTTGGATTTAAGATATTTTTCAGCGGATTAACCAGCCTGAACCGGAATCAAACCTTGTTCGGACTAGTGCTGCTCAGACCGCCGCTGTTTATATTTTTGATCCTGTCGGTATTTTTCTTGCTCATTAACCTGTTCATTTCGATTCCCGTGGCCCTCATGTGGTTTGTTGGTTTGTGTGTTTTCGTTATGGGTTTTTATATTTCCTTAAAACGCTCGCATACCGATTCCCGGATCTACCAATCGCTGGTAAACATTCCGAAGTTCATTTCTTTTCAGCTTATCGCCTTACTTAACGCCAGAAAGGCCAATCAGATTTCTGTGGCCACACGCAGCGGCCAGACGGACGAAAAACAGATATAGCCCTGCGATATGAAAATTTACCCGGTTAAGACAGAAAAGAGAAAGAAAGAGACGTTCGACCATCTGACGCCGCTGCAAAAAAAGACGAGGCAGGTTGCTTTGCTGCTGGCTTTGGTCAGCGCATTCATTTTTTTCTTTAAAATCTTGTTCTTTTAATGGAGAAGGATTTACAACTTTTTATTTCCAACAGCAATGCGGCTGAGCGAACATTTAAAGGCAAGCTTCACAAGCTGTTTTTGATAGATAAGCTCAGCAATACCACCGGACTGCTCATCCTTCTTTTGCTTTCAGCGGGGTTGGGTGCTTTAATAGCGTATCACGGCATCATCGCCGGCGCTTTGATCATTGTGTTAATGATTGGGCCGCCATTTATTTATTCCATTGTTGTTTTTCCGCAGTTCGGGATTACCGTTTTACTGATGCTCGCCTATCTGCTCTTTTTTGTAGGCAGGCTGGGCATAGATTTCCCGCTGGGAACGGTCATGGACGGAATTCAGGGACTACTCATTTTAGGCTTTTTTATTCGCCAGAAACGTAACCCAGACTGGACCATGTTCAGGGGGCAGATCGGGACGATGATCCTGATCTGGATCGTTTATAACATTACACAGGTGGCGAATCCGGTTGCTGAATCGCGCCTGGCCTGGGTTTACACGATCAGGGCGGTGGCAATTGTAATGCTTACGTATTTCGTTTTTATGTATCAGATCCGGACGGTGGAGCAGGTCCGGTTTATTTTGAAGATGTGGATCGGTCTGGCAACATTTGCTGCGTTGTACGCATTCAAGCAGGAATTTATCGGCTTTTCGGCTGCCGAGGAAGCCTGGCTATATTCGGACCCTAACATCAAGGAGCTGCTTTTCATTTCCGGGCACTGGCGGAAGTTTTCGATTTTTTCAGACCCTGTGGCCTTTTCGTATAATATGGTGGTTAGCAGTATTTTGTGTATTGCGCTGCTATCGTATGTGAAGGAGAGATGGAAAAAAGTTGTGCTCGCGGGGCTTACAGTGATGATGTTTACCGCGATGCTTTTCTCAGGAACAAGGGGCGCGTATGTGTTGCTGCCGGCTGCCATGGTGTTGTTTGTAATTTTGAAATTCAACAGACAGGTGCTCATTGGAACTGCCATTGCAGGCGTGGGGATAGTATTTCTAATTTTGGTGCCTACCTCAAACTCCAACATTGTCCGCTTTCAAACTGCATTCAAACCTAACGAAGACATTTCCTTTCAAGCCAGGAAGAACAACCAGAAACGGATTCAGCCTTACATTTTGTCCCATCCGATGGGGGGCGGCCTGGGGGCGACGGGCGCCTGGGGACAGCGCTTTGCACCACAGTCTTATCTGGCCAATTTCCCACCGGACAGTGGTTACGTGCGAATAGCCGTGGAGCTGGGCTGGATTGGTCTTGCTATATTTTGTGTGTTGATGTTCTTTATTTTAAGAGAGGGCATTAATAACTATTTCTCCATCCGCGATCCAGAGCTGAAAACGTATTGTATGGCCATGCTGCTCATTGTTTTTGCCTATAACATTGGTAATTATCCGCAGGAAGCACTGGTTCAGTTTCCCTCAAATATCTATTTCTATCTCGTTGTTGCGCTCATTAACGTCACCAAAATCATTGATGAAAAACAGCAGATTCGAAAAGTCAGGCAGGAAGTTGTTCCGGAAGCACAGTAGCTGTTTCGACAGGCTTTCTGGAATGCCTGCAAGGCGTGAAACCGCAGCGCTGTCCATGACCATTTTAATTAAAATAAAAACGATGGGATGCGCCGGACGTAGATAGAATTATTTGTACAAAAAGATTAAATTACCCCATATTCGTATAAACAGTTACATTGAAAATCGCTCACCTGATATTGGCTCATGGACAACCTGCACAACTAGCCAGGTTGGTTAGAACATTAGCTCATCCCGACGCGTATTTTTTTCTGCACATTGACAAAAAAGCCGTTCTTCCGGAGTTTGAAGCCATTTTGCCAAAAGAAAATGTGTTCTATGTAAATAAGCGGGAGAAAGTAGGCTGGGGTGCATACAGCATTGTTCAGGCTACCATCAATGGGCTGGAAGCGATCGTTTCTTCTGAGTTGAATATCGGATACATCAACTTGCTGAGCGGCTCCGACTATCCCTTGAAAAGAGCAGATGAGATCCACAATTTTTTTCGAGACCAAAACGGAAAAAATTTCATGGAATTTTTGTCTGTTTCCCACGAATGGAAAGAGGCAATTCCGCGCCTAAGCGAATATCACCTGACCGATTACCATTTTTCAGGGAAGTATTTCGTGCAAAGATGGATGAACAAGCTGTTACCCGCCAGAAAGATGCCCGACAATCTGGTGGCTGTGGGACGGTCCCAGTGGATGAGCATTACTCTGGATGCAGCGAAGTACCTTTTAACGTATTTAAAGGCGCATCCTGAGGTTACGCATTTTTTTAAACATACTTGGGCGCCGGATGAGATCATTTTTCAGACCATACTCTATAATTCGCGCCTTAGGGATACAATGGTGAACAACAACCTCCGGTACATCCGCTGGCAAGACGGCAAGGCAAGCCCGGAAATATTTACAGCAATGGATGAGCAGGATCTGTTGAACTCAGGGGCACTTTTTGCCCGAAAATTCGATATGACTTCTCATCCTGAAATACTGGACCAGATAGACAAGAAGATTTTTAGCTACACGTAGGTTATTATGGATATCGTCATTACCGGACAACAGGCTTGGGACGTAGAGATAGGAAGTAATTGCAAAAACATTGCGCTTGAATTTAGCAAGCACCACCGTGTCTTGTATGTGAATTCCCCTCTCGACCGTGCCAGTTTGTTTAAAAACAGCAAAGATCCAAAGGTCCTGAAACGCCGGGAAGTAATTAAGAATAAGCGGGATGGACTGGAAAAAGTGCAGGAAAACTTATGGGTGCTCTATCCGGATAAGCTCATAGAATCAATAAACTGGATTTCTTCGGATAAAATTTTTACTTTCTTCAATCGAAGGAACAACCGGATTTTTGCAGATTGTATCCAAAAAGAAATCGACAAGCTGGGCTTTAAGGATATCATTCATTTTAACGACAATGATATGTTCCGGAGCTTCTATCTGAAAGATATGCTCGAACCCAAATTGTCGATTTATTACTCGCGGGATTATATGCGGGCCGTTGACTACTGGAAAAAGCATGGCGACTTGCTCGAACCGCAGCTGATTGCCAAAAGTGATCTCTGCGTAGCCAACTCGACTTATCTGGCCGATTATTGCCGAAAATTCAATCCAAATTCATATTATGTGGGTCAAGGCTGCGACCTGGACATTTTTCTGGCAGGTGGCAATGCACCCAAACCGGCCGATCTGAGCCATTTATCCAGCCCGCGCATTGGTTATGTGGGTGCATTGCAAAGCATCCGCCTGGATATGGACCTGCTCCGGTACATTGCCGAGCAACGGCCCACGTGGAATATTGTGCTGGTAGGACCCGAGGATAATGAATTCCTGGCCAGCAAATTACATGAATTGCCTAACGTGCTATTCACGGGTTCGCGGGATATCAGCGATTTACCTGCCTATATCAACGCTTTTGACGTTTGCCTCAATCCGCAATTACTGAACGAGGTTACCATTGGAAATTACCCGCGAAAAATAGACGAATATCTGGCTGTCGGAAAGCCAACGGTGGCAACCAGCACCGACGCGATGAGTGTTTTTTCGGAGCATGTCTACCTTGGAAAGTCCAAAGACGACTACATTAAGCTTATCGAGCAGGCACTTTCGGAAAATTCAGAGGCCAGGATTGCGGCGCGCAGAACATTTGCGAGCTCCCACACATGGGAGAATAGTGTCGGGGAAATTTACAAGGCGATCGGCGCGTCAGGTTCCGGTAAGAAAGATTATCGTTACAGCAATTTTAACTGAACCAATCCTAACTCGGATTCAGCTTTTAGTAACACAAGCTTTTGGGCAAGATCATTGTTCCAGCTCCCTTGTTTGAGAATGGCTTCGAGCTCTTTATACTGATTGGCCGTCGAGAGCATTCCCACGGAGAAAAGGGATGAGCGGAATTTATGAATAGACTGACGCAGTCTTTCAAGATCACCTGCTCGCGAGGACTCTTCAATCGTATCTAATTGTGTCTTGCTGTCATTTTCAAACATCTGGATCAGCTCGGCGCGAAGCTCGTTATCGCCGCCTGTTATTTCTGCCAGATATTCAAGATTAAGTATGCTGTCCGCCATGGTGCCCTGTTGTTGAGGAATTATTTCTTTGATTTGTGGAGCGGGAGAAGGCGTTTCTAAGTGGCCTTTATTTCCCAGATATGCAATTGTATATATTAATTCGCTTTCCTTAAAAGGCTTCGAAATGTAGCTGTTAGCACCAATGCTAAGGCATTCTTCCTTTTCGCCGACCATGGCGTGTGCCGTCATTGTAATGATCGGGATCGTTTTTGAGATGGACTTACGGATCTCTTTAATGGCCGTGTACCCGTCCATGACAGGCATTTGGATATCCATTAAAACAATGTCGAATTCTTCCTCGCGCAGCTTGTCCAATGCTTCCTGACCATTGTTGACAATGCTCAATGGAATTTTTAATCTTTCAAATATAGCACGTAGTAATTTCTGATTTAGTGTATTGTCCTCGGCAGCCAACACTTTAAGTAACGAAATAGATTCCCGTGGATCAATGACTATTTCCTCAGCCGGTTCTGCGGGCGCTTGCATCACCTGAAATGGGAAGTCCATTATAAAAGTCGTCCCTTTTCCGAGCTCACTTTCCAGCTTTACCGTTCCTTCGAAAAGCCCAACGAGTGATTTTACAATGCTAAGGCCAAGCCCGGTTCCGCCAAAAACCCGCGTTGTGCTTTCTGTGGCTTGCACAAAGCGGTTGAAAACATCACTCAGCTTGTCTTTCGCAATTCCTATGCCGGTGTCGGTTACGGTCATGCGGATAGTTTGCACGCCATTGACAGATCTCCTGACGGGCTCAACGCTCAATGTAACACCTCCTTTTTCTGTGAATTTCAGAGCATTGCCGCATACATTAAGCAAAATCTGGGTTAATCTCAGCTTATCCGCCTCCACAAAAGCAGGCAAGTCATCGGCCAGTCTGTATTGGTAAGAAATGCCTTTTTCGACTGCTTTTTGTTTGGCAATAACCGATACGGACTCGACCACTTCTTTCAGTGAAATTGTAGTTTTTTCCAAATGCACCTGACCTGCTTCAATTTTGGAGAAATCCAGAATATCGTTGATGAGTTCCAGCAAGTTTCGCCCGGCATACTGGATATACTCTACATATTCCATGCTCTTTGGCTCCTTTACTTCTCCGACCAGCAGATTTGTAAAGCCAATGATCGCATTGAGCGGCGTGCGTATTTCGTGACTCACATTGGATAAGAAAATATCTTTCACTCGCACCGATTTTTCGGCCAGCGCCCTCGCCTTTTCGAGCGTGGCCTCATAATTGGCCCTTTCGGTAATGTCCCGAAAAACAGTAATTGCGCTGGTAACCTCACCCTCGATCCCGATCACGGGCTGCACGTTGGTTTCCAGGTGATATATTTTGTCATTTTTAATTAAATCAATTTTGTTACCCGCCAGCTTTTCTCCTTTCAAGCCCCGGGCCACGGGCAATGTTTCCGGTGTGAAGCGTTCGTGAAAACGGGTGGGATCCAGTAATGTGATCTGGCTAAGCTCATCACTCAGTGTGATAAGTTTGCTGGGTTTGAGTCCAAGAATTTCCCGTCCGGATTGGTTCAAAAACACAATTTCACTTTGCTTATTGATGACCATCACACCATCCGGGATCGCTTCCAGATATTGACTTACCAGCCGCTCTTTTTCATTTATTTCGTTTTGCAAAAGGACTTGTCTCCGCTTATCCAGATTCATGAAAATGATAGAAACGACGGTCAGAAATAGACCCACAATAGCCGTAACCATGATAAATCGCACCGAATTTTCCTGTGTACGCGCTACGAGCATGCGACGCGTATTGAGGTTATGGTTTTCGTGATATTCTATCTCATTAATTTTGTTTGTCAGCGACTTATTAAGCC
It includes:
- a CDS encoding response regulator gives rise to the protein MNQTANFGLVTKDFQSNMRGYLITQDNNLLADNYNKKTELVGITDTLYNLVKNDPAQTVRVRQLLSISSNIVAYSQEIVSICRTISRDSAFQKIREGEGIRLNKSLTNKINEIEYHENHNLNTRRMLVARTQENSVRFIMVTAIVGLFLTVVSIIFMNLDKRRQVLLQNEINEKERLVSQYLEAIPDGVMVINKQSEIVFLNQSGREILGLKPSKLITLSDELSQITLLDPTRFHERFTPETLPVARGLKGEKLAGNKIDLIKNDKIYHLETNVQPVIGIEGEVTSAITVFRDITERANYEATLEKARALAEKSVRVKDIFLSNVSHEIRTPLNAIIGFTNLLVGEVKEPKSMEYVEYIQYAGRNLLELINDILDFSKIEAGQVHLEKTTISLKEVVESVSVIAKQKAVEKGISYQYRLADDLPAFVEADKLRLTQILLNVCGNALKFTEKGGVTLSVEPVRRSVNGVQTIRMTVTDTGIGIAKDKLSDVFNRFVQATESTTRVFGGTGLGLSIVKSLVGLFEGTVKLESELGKGTTFIMDFPFQVMQAPAEPAEEIVIDPRESISLLKVLAAEDNTLNQKLLRAIFERLKIPLSIVNNGQEALDKLREEEFDIVLMDIQMPVMDGYTAIKEIRKSISKTIPIITMTAHAMVGEKEECLSIGANSYISKPFKESELIYTIAYLGNKGHLETPSPAPQIKEIIPQQQGTMADSILNLEYLAEITGGDNELRAELIQMFENDSKTQLDTIEESSRAGDLERLRQSIHKFRSSLFSVGMLSTANQYKELEAILKQGSWNNDLAQKLVLLKAESELGLVQLKLL